In the Xiamenia xianingshaonis genome, one interval contains:
- a CDS encoding N-acetylmuramoyl-L-alanine amidase family protein: MSKPILSKKTYRGGGGRVLGLILSGTLAFGMVPAAALSQAALDATFAHAEALPGTNGTLDGWTAGNVASNLNVTFPSSWNPGDAVYSGAAHEFALADLDVTATVEEGGSEGLDWAVSPSSPGTSYVAKLDTDCFTVVSLTHTSPDGWTQTDLTGKISSYLSSGMLRLTDAGTYRVGIGVAGIANAPGLDEVATTITIAPFALTNSNCTVEADNDHVSRFPPEPMGYDVRNPVVKLKNGTTLEQHVDYAISRLEPGFPSGGVTPWSFSVLGLGNYTGTNDQGSFNVCDKSLDDATTALAAPNDPIFYDGAEKTPGVTVRTREGQTLEVNTDYKVSYRNNVDAGKAMVYVTGIGTYADLCVAGFNIQPLQLDGAPADVRLEGADSLVYTGEPLEPEVAWSSSTTTPTNDGYTGGEINLGQYTDDLTCTYENNVDATTGGQSAYAVISSKTGNFEGELRVPFDIKRATLTEDNVTIAAAGPGPLDADAVKVTFGERTLVADTDYTVSTLGTVPGSVVATVTGTGNFQGTVQKKADVLYDIAKADVTVEPAVYNGKAQDPKVEVSYTAGGQKVVVDPSDYDVEVKGDATNAGTYLVTVTGKQSEGWIGSVNRDFVVNPATVAAEPQVSYDDAGAYQVTVPGLVEGVDFDVSADPARRELTVTYKGNYTGTAVVGYVPASEPDAPDVPGGSNGSNGLGGSGGSDEPGEPGDPDEPGGSGEPGEPGGSDEPGGSDTLGGSGGSGGSDGSGGSGDTDEPGDPDESGGSGESGDPDVPGEPGGPDEPGGSDTPGGSGGSGGSGEPGGSDTLGGLGSFGVSGEPGGSCACGCPGMPGEPGGSGGPAVPPAPPSGGGWSGSGEDWAYYEDGEPVKGGWRLIGGEWYHFEENGRMTDPQWFQDVDGRWYLLNQSQEGPYGAMLSGWQLVDGEWYYLNERHDGFFGAMLSGWQKVDGEWYYLNTKHDGTFGKMLSGWQLVDGEWYYLNERHDGFFGRMLSGWAKVRGEWYLLNTRHDGTFGRMLTGWQKAGGKWYWMDASGEMASSEWVGPYWVNASGVWTATR, encoded by the coding sequence ATGTCGAAGCCGATTCTTTCGAAGAAGACCTACCGGGGGGGGGGAGGCAGAGTTCTCGGCCTGATCCTTTCAGGCACCCTCGCCTTCGGCATGGTCCCGGCGGCCGCCCTGTCTCAGGCGGCGCTGGACGCGACTTTCGCGCACGCGGAGGCATTGCCGGGCACGAACGGCACCCTTGACGGCTGGACGGCCGGCAACGTCGCCTCAAACCTCAACGTCACCTTCCCTAGCAGCTGGAACCCCGGGGACGCCGTGTACAGCGGCGCGGCCCACGAGTTCGCCCTGGCCGACCTCGACGTGACCGCCACGGTCGAGGAGGGCGGAAGCGAGGGGCTCGACTGGGCCGTTTCCCCTTCCAGCCCCGGCACAAGCTACGTCGCCAAGCTCGACACCGACTGTTTCACCGTCGTCTCTCTGACGCATACGTCGCCCGACGGCTGGACCCAGACCGACCTGACGGGCAAGATCTCGTCCTACCTGAGCTCCGGCATGCTCAGGCTGACCGATGCCGGCACCTACAGGGTCGGCATCGGCGTCGCGGGCATCGCCAACGCGCCCGGCCTCGACGAGGTCGCCACGACCATCACCATCGCCCCCTTTGCCCTCACGAATAGCAATTGCACGGTGGAAGCCGATAACGATCACGTCAGCCGCTTCCCGCCCGAACCGATGGGCTACGACGTGAGGAACCCCGTCGTGAAGCTGAAGAACGGAACGACGCTCGAGCAGCACGTCGACTACGCGATCTCCCGCTTGGAGCCTGGCTTTCCGTCGGGAGGCGTAACCCCGTGGTCCTTTAGCGTCTTAGGCTTGGGCAACTACACGGGCACAAACGATCAAGGCTCCTTCAATGTGTGCGACAAGAGCCTCGATGATGCGACGACCGCCCTGGCCGCTCCGAATGATCCGATCTTCTACGACGGCGCTGAGAAGACCCCCGGCGTCACCGTGCGGACCCGCGAAGGCCAGACGCTGGAAGTGAACACCGACTACAAAGTCTCCTACAGGAACAACGTCGACGCCGGCAAGGCAATGGTCTACGTCACCGGCATAGGCACTTACGCAGACCTCTGCGTCGCCGGTTTCAATATCCAGCCGCTGCAGCTCGACGGCGCCCCCGCCGACGTCAGGCTCGAGGGGGCGGACAGCCTGGTCTACACCGGCGAGCCCCTCGAGCCCGAGGTGGCGTGGAGCAGCAGCACCACGACCCCGACCAACGACGGCTACACGGGCGGGGAGATCAATCTCGGTCAGTACACCGACGACCTGACCTGCACGTACGAGAACAACGTGGACGCCACCACGGGCGGGCAGAGTGCCTACGCGGTGATCTCCAGCAAGACGGGCAACTTCGAGGGCGAGCTGAGGGTCCCGTTCGACATCAAGCGGGCGACGCTGACGGAAGACAACGTGACCATCGCCGCTGCGGGCCCGGGCCCTCTCGACGCCGACGCGGTGAAGGTCACGTTCGGCGAGAGGACGCTCGTCGCCGACACCGACTACACGGTTTCGACCTTGGGCACGGTTCCCGGCTCCGTGGTCGCAACCGTCACCGGCACCGGCAACTTCCAGGGCACGGTCCAGAAGAAGGCGGACGTCCTCTACGACATCGCCAAGGCCGACGTCACGGTCGAGCCCGCCGTCTACAACGGCAAGGCCCAGGATCCCAAGGTCGAGGTCAGCTACACGGCCGGCGGCCAGAAGGTCGTCGTCGACCCGAGCGACTACGACGTGGAGGTCAAAGGGGACGCCACGAACGCCGGAACCTATCTGGTGACGGTGACCGGCAAGCAGAGCGAGGGCTGGATCGGCTCGGTGAACCGGGACTTCGTCGTCAATCCGGCGACGGTCGCCGCCGAGCCGCAGGTCTCCTACGACGACGCCGGCGCCTACCAGGTGACGGTGCCCGGCCTCGTCGAGGGCGTCGACTTCGATGTCTCGGCCGACCCCGCCCGGCGCGAGCTCACGGTCACCTACAAGGGCAACTACACCGGCACGGCCGTTGTGGGCTACGTGCCCGCGTCCGAGCCTGACGCGCCTGACGTGCCCGGCGGCTCCAACGGCTCCAACGGCTTGGGCGGTTCTGGTGGTTCGGATGAGCCTGGCGAGCCTGGGGATCCTGACGAACCCGGCGGGTCCGGCGAGCCTGGCGAACCCGGCGGTTCGGATGAGCCTGGCGGGTCCGATACGCTCGGCGGCTCGGGCGGGTCTGGTGGATCCGACGGCTCCGGTGGTTCCGGCGACACCGATGAGCCTGGGGATCCTGACGAATCCGGCGGCTCGGGCGAGTCTGGGGATCCCGATGTGCCCGGCGAGCCCGGCGGTCCGGATGAGCCCGGCGGGTCCGATACGCCCGGCGGCTCGGGCGGCTCCGGCGGGTCTGGCGAGCCCGGCGGCTCCGATACGCTCGGCGGCTTGGGCAGCTTCGGTGTCTCCGGCGAGCCCGGCGGCTCGTGCGCCTGCGGCTGCCCTGGCATGCCCGGGGAGCCCGGCGGCTCCGGCGGGCCCGCCGTCCCGCCCGCCCCGCCCTCGGGTGGCGGCTGGTCCGGCTCCGGCGAGGACTGGGCCTACTACGAGGACGGCGAGCCCGTCAAGGGCGGCTGGAGGCTCATCGGCGGCGAGTGGTACCACTTCGAGGAAAACGGCAGGATGACCGACCCGCAGTGGTTCCAGGACGTCGACGGCAGGTGGTATCTGCTCAACCAGTCCCAGGAGGGCCCCTACGGGGCGATGCTCTCCGGCTGGCAGCTCGTCGACGGCGAGTGGTACTACCTGAACGAGAGGCACGACGGCTTCTTCGGCGCCATGCTCTCCGGCTGGCAGAAGGTGGACGGCGAGTGGTACTACCTCAACACCAAACACGACGGCACGTTCGGCAAGATGCTCTCCGGCTGGCAGCTCGTCGACGGCGAGTGGTACTACCTCAACGAGAGGCACGACGGCTTCTTCGGCCGCATGCTCTCCGGCTGGGCCAAGGTCAGAGGCGAGTGGTACCTGCTGAACACCAGGCACGACGGCACCTTCGGCCGCATGCTCACCGGCTGGCAGAAGGCCGGCGGCAAGTGGTACTGGATGGACGCCTCGGGAGAGATGGCCTCAAGCGAGTGGGTCGGCCCCTACTGGGTGAACGCCTCCGGCGTGTGGACCGCCACCCGCTAG
- a CDS encoding nucleoside-triphosphatase, producing the protein MLVLVTGDRQVGKTRWLERLVEACERQGMTCKGVVCPGVWQPDECGGLAKVGIEALLLPEHENIPFACKRGLSPEAPAPSHQADAAKLVWQIYDEAIERINKQFDDIASQGLGKRDLLVVDEIGVLELVFGKGFASALALLDAPVCKAGPDQADGCCADAHAAVIVRPELIEDAKKRFAPAWGDPCVVDIASADTRQGIESLVSVFLA; encoded by the coding sequence ATGCTTGTTTTGGTGACGGGGGACCGGCAGGTCGGGAAAACGCGTTGGCTCGAACGGCTGGTCGAAGCGTGCGAACGACAGGGGATGACGTGCAAAGGCGTCGTCTGCCCCGGCGTTTGGCAGCCTGACGAATGCGGCGGCCTTGCAAAGGTGGGGATCGAGGCGCTGCTTCTGCCCGAACATGAGAACATTCCGTTCGCCTGCAAGCGGGGCTTGTCTCCTGAAGCGCCTGCGCCGTCGCATCAGGCCGACGCGGCAAAGCTCGTTTGGCAGATATACGACGAGGCGATCGAGCGCATCAACAAGCAGTTCGACGACATCGCATCGCAGGGGCTTGGCAAGCGAGACCTTTTGGTCGTCGATGAAATCGGAGTGCTTGAGCTGGTGTTTGGGAAAGGGTTCGCCAGCGCTCTTGCGCTTCTGGACGCGCCGGTCTGCAAAGCGGGCCCCGACCAGGCGGACGGGTGTTGCGCGGACGCTCATGCGGCAGTCATCGTACGTCCCGAACTGATAGAAGACGCAAAGAAGCGGTTCGCTCCCGCGTGGGGCGATCCGTGCGTCGTGGACATTGCCTCTGCGGACACTCGCCAAGGGATCGAGTCTTTGGTTAGTGTTTTCCTGGCTTAG
- the tyrS gene encoding tyrosine--tRNA ligase: MLSPEEQLHIISSGTAAIVPEAALMEKLKRGVPLNIKLGVDPTAPDLHLGHAVPFRKLRQFQDLGHEVTLIIGDGTALIGDPSGRNSTRPQLTREQVQANVQTYVDQAFLILDPERTTLRYNSEWILSLDMEHLLKILAQFTVARILERDDFHNRYGSGQPIGLHEFLYPVMQAYDSVVIKADVELGGTDQLFNLLAGRELMEKMGLEPQVCLTLPLLEGTDGVQKMSKSYGNYVGLTDEPSDMFGKVMSIPDELMVKYFRLASTLPVDEIDEIERGLAADELHPNKVKRQLARNIVEAYHDGDAALAAEEAFDRLFKDHAIPEDIPVFEADLTPNDEGKVYVAKLLADAGMASSAGEARRLIDGGGVKVNGDALPAKAYNVDPALLEGAVIQVGKRKFVRLG, from the coding sequence ATGCTTTCCCCTGAAGAACAGCTTCACATCATCTCTTCCGGAACCGCCGCCATCGTGCCCGAAGCGGCGCTGATGGAAAAGCTCAAGCGCGGCGTGCCGCTCAACATCAAGCTTGGCGTCGACCCGACGGCCCCCGACCTGCATCTCGGCCATGCGGTGCCTTTCCGCAAGCTGCGCCAGTTCCAGGATTTGGGGCACGAGGTCACGCTCATCATCGGCGACGGCACCGCGCTCATCGGCGACCCGTCGGGGCGCAACTCCACGCGTCCGCAGCTGACGCGCGAACAGGTGCAAGCCAACGTACAGACCTACGTTGACCAGGCGTTTCTTATTCTTGACCCGGAACGCACGACGCTGCGCTACAACTCCGAATGGATCCTGTCGCTCGACATGGAGCACCTGCTGAAGATCCTTGCGCAGTTCACGGTCGCCCGCATCCTCGAGCGCGACGACTTCCACAACCGCTACGGCTCGGGCCAGCCCATCGGTTTGCACGAGTTCCTCTATCCTGTCATGCAGGCCTATGACTCGGTGGTCATCAAGGCCGATGTGGAGCTTGGCGGCACCGACCAGCTGTTCAATCTGCTTGCCGGGCGCGAGCTTATGGAGAAAATGGGCCTTGAGCCGCAGGTGTGTTTGACGTTGCCCCTGCTCGAAGGCACCGACGGCGTGCAGAAGATGTCGAAGTCCTACGGCAACTACGTCGGCCTGACCGACGAGCCGTCCGACATGTTCGGGAAGGTGATGTCCATCCCCGACGAGCTGATGGTGAAGTACTTCCGCCTGGCGTCCACGCTGCCTGTTGACGAGATCGACGAGATCGAGCGCGGGCTTGCGGCCGACGAGCTGCATCCGAACAAGGTGAAGCGCCAGCTCGCCCGCAACATCGTGGAAGCATACCACGACGGCGACGCGGCCTTGGCGGCGGAAGAAGCGTTCGACCGCCTGTTCAAGGACCACGCCATTCCCGAAGACATCCCCGTGTTCGAGGCCGACCTGACGCCCAACGACGAGGGCAAGGTGTACGTGGCGAAGCTTTTGGCCGACGCCGGCATGGCGTCGAGCGCGGGCGAGGCGCGGCGCCTCATCGATGGCGGCGGCGTGAAGGTGAACGGGGACGCGCTGCCGGCGAAGGCGTACAACGTCGATCCGGCGCTGCTCGAAGGGGCCGTCATCCAGGTGGGGAAGCGCAAGTTCGTGCGCCTGGGCTAG
- a CDS encoding Na/Pi cotransporter family protein — MFETLLGLLGGLALFLFGMNLMSERLQKVAGEKMRNILGLMTKNPVFGVLAGALVTAVLQSSSATTVMTIGFVSAGLMGLPQAISIILGANIGTTMTAQIIAFKISDYIFLFIFLGFIMSFVGRRERIKDIGLTIFAFGVLFLGIDTMGAAMKPLAASPVFTEMISQVAGIPILGVAVGTLMTLVVQSSSATIAVLQNFASQPGPDGTSSIIGLAGAIPILLGDNIGTTITALLASIGQSRSAKRVALSHCIFNISGALLFVWFVPAFAQFVQMISPTGPEVEVISRQIANAHTCFNVAMTLIWLPFIPLMVKAVMTILPDERRGKRKEGLSLREPAYLDRNMIAQPAAAMQMTVQEILRLAHASSDVLGRLVEAVSASDAAQLAQVEAQASDAHALSKRITSYQSEMFSMGVLTEEQAGLAARLMRVQNEVTRIDALAGSAAGNLKGSHYTKTARKGLHDSLDIVREMLSRSVTALENGDAQVVEYARHMYETVFNIGIDLRKDHVRRVAQGECDPELTEQYNNILLTVDRMGDACVNIAEAARAIDFGYFIVVDDEQAPSEDEGERDDERDVPTADAPKADAAPQNA; from the coding sequence ATGTTCGAGACGCTTTTGGGGTTGCTGGGTGGACTCGCCCTGTTTCTGTTCGGCATGAATCTCATGAGCGAGCGCCTGCAGAAGGTTGCGGGCGAGAAAATGCGCAACATACTCGGTCTCATGACGAAAAATCCGGTGTTCGGCGTGCTTGCAGGCGCACTCGTGACGGCAGTGCTGCAAAGCTCGTCGGCCACCACGGTAATGACCATCGGATTCGTGAGCGCCGGCCTCATGGGCCTGCCTCAGGCCATCTCCATCATTTTGGGCGCGAACATCGGCACCACTATGACGGCGCAGATCATCGCGTTCAAGATCAGCGACTACATCTTCCTGTTCATCTTCCTGGGCTTCATCATGTCGTTCGTGGGCCGGCGGGAGCGCATCAAGGACATCGGCCTCACCATCTTCGCGTTTGGCGTGCTGTTTTTGGGTATCGACACCATGGGTGCGGCGATGAAACCCCTGGCGGCAAGCCCGGTGTTCACGGAAATGATCTCGCAGGTGGCCGGCATTCCCATACTCGGCGTTGCCGTGGGCACGCTCATGACGCTTGTCGTGCAAAGCTCGTCGGCCACCATTGCGGTGCTGCAGAACTTCGCCTCGCAGCCCGGACCTGACGGCACGAGCAGCATCATTGGGCTTGCGGGTGCCATCCCCATTCTGCTCGGTGACAACATCGGCACCACCATCACGGCGCTTCTGGCCAGCATCGGGCAGTCGCGCTCGGCCAAGCGCGTGGCGCTGTCGCACTGCATCTTCAACATTTCGGGCGCGTTGCTGTTCGTGTGGTTCGTGCCGGCGTTTGCGCAGTTCGTGCAGATGATCTCGCCGACGGGGCCCGAAGTGGAAGTCATTTCGCGCCAGATCGCCAACGCGCACACGTGCTTCAACGTGGCCATGACGCTCATTTGGCTGCCGTTCATCCCGCTCATGGTGAAGGCGGTCATGACGATTTTGCCTGATGAGCGCAGGGGCAAGCGCAAGGAGGGCCTCAGCCTTCGCGAGCCGGCGTATCTCGACCGGAACATGATCGCGCAGCCTGCCGCCGCCATGCAGATGACCGTGCAGGAAATCCTGCGGCTCGCCCACGCGTCGAGCGATGTGCTGGGGCGTCTCGTGGAAGCCGTGTCCGCGAGCGACGCGGCGCAGTTGGCGCAGGTGGAGGCGCAGGCAAGCGACGCACATGCGCTCAGCAAGCGCATCACGAGCTACCAGTCCGAGATGTTCTCGATGGGCGTGCTCACTGAAGAGCAAGCGGGTTTGGCGGCACGGCTTATGCGCGTGCAGAACGAAGTAACGCGCATTGATGCGCTGGCAGGCTCGGCGGCGGGCAACCTCAAGGGGAGCCACTACACCAAGACGGCGCGAAAGGGGCTGCACGACAGCCTGGACATCGTGCGCGAGATGCTCTCACGCAGCGTGACCGCGCTTGAAAATGGCGACGCGCAGGTGGTCGAGTACGCGCGGCACATGTATGAAACCGTGTTCAATATCGGCATTGACCTGCGTAAAGACCATGTGCGCCGCGTGGCGCAGGGCGAATGCGACCCCGAGCTCACCGAACAGTACAACAACATCCTGCTTACCGTCGACCGCATGGGAGACGCCTGCGTGAACATTGCCGAAGCGGCGCGCGCGATCGACTTCGGCTACTTCATCGTGGTGGACGACGAGCAGGCGCCGTCCGAAGACGAAGGCGAGCGCGACGACGAGCGTGACGTCCCGACGGCGGACGCCCCGAAAGCGGACGCTGCTCCGCAAAACGCCTAA
- a CDS encoding U32 family peptidase, producing MVQPVELLAPAGSLAALHAAVTGGADAVYLGLDAFNARRGADNFTLQTLREACDYAHLRNTGVYVTLNTIVLPREIEEALELARQAYRAGADAFIVQDIGVASELARTLPEARLHLSTQMNIHNTAGIQAAARLGAKRVTLARELSLDEVSELARVAADLGLEVEAFCHGALCVCYSGQCFMSSMIGGRSANRGMCAQACRLPYSLHNKALRKDLPSPGEHLLSPSDLCTIDEVDKLVAAGVSSLKIEGRMKSPEYVFEVTSAYRGQLDRALAAAAGGSHADLPASEAVHQALEEVFSRGFTTAYLQGERGNDIMSYGRPNNRGVFVGRVARIAKGKAYVAVERPLERGDVLEFWTNKGHFSHTVADVVLGKDGLAALEPDRPVGKGDRVFRVRSAARAFEDDALEPRVTVDGKVTMRLGEPLRVEFWRADRAGASAGGIGAGALDVQAVGAYEGPVVEEARTKAVSAEDVRAHIDRLGQTPYVLGSLEIDLDERVGLGFSLLHKARAQALEALTEASLAPAHDRLLKRLDDRPLLSAVRSKGLKIAAWATNPACAKAAKKAGADIVYVPALNYPRGEATVAGQRSSTVEGVPWPKDAVIALPVVEHDPLPSTREGRLGFNAWSYVKPNAPVLAESIGALERASREGRSCEIGPHLPLTNAFALQAAGEWGAARAWLSPELTIKQIADLAEDSPVELGIAVSGFQELMITEHCLLMSQGPCDENCDACPRRKSPHYLKDRKGYEFPVVTDALGRSHLYNSVEYDGVASLLELIGAGIGVVMVDATLMTVEQTTTAVKRLVRARSIAHADGNAVARLEAATTGHLYRGVS from the coding sequence ATGGTTCAGCCTGTCGAGCTGCTTGCTCCCGCCGGCTCCTTGGCGGCCCTTCATGCGGCCGTGACCGGGGGAGCCGATGCGGTCTATTTGGGCCTCGACGCGTTCAACGCGCGGCGCGGCGCTGACAATTTCACGTTGCAAACCTTGCGCGAGGCGTGCGATTATGCCCATCTGCGCAACACGGGGGTGTACGTGACCCTCAACACCATCGTGTTGCCCCGTGAAATCGAAGAGGCGCTCGAACTGGCGCGGCAGGCCTACCGCGCCGGCGCCGACGCCTTCATCGTCCAGGACATCGGCGTGGCGTCCGAGCTTGCGCGCACGCTGCCCGAAGCGAGGCTTCACCTGTCCACCCAGATGAACATCCATAACACGGCCGGCATCCAGGCGGCGGCGCGGCTGGGGGCCAAGCGGGTCACGCTCGCCCGCGAGCTGTCTCTTGACGAGGTGTCCGAGCTGGCGCGCGTTGCGGCCGATCTGGGGCTTGAAGTGGAGGCGTTCTGCCACGGCGCTTTGTGCGTGTGCTATTCGGGTCAATGCTTCATGTCGTCGATGATCGGCGGGCGCTCCGCCAACCGCGGCATGTGCGCCCAAGCGTGCCGGCTGCCCTATTCGCTGCACAACAAAGCCTTGCGCAAAGACCTGCCAAGTCCCGGCGAGCATCTGCTGTCTCCGTCTGATCTATGCACCATCGACGAAGTGGACAAGCTGGTCGCCGCCGGGGTTTCCAGCCTGAAAATCGAAGGCCGCATGAAGTCGCCCGAATACGTCTTCGAGGTGACGAGCGCCTATCGCGGCCAGCTCGACCGGGCGCTTGCGGCTGCGGCAGGCGGATCGCACGCCGACCTGCCTGCCAGCGAAGCGGTGCACCAGGCGCTTGAAGAGGTGTTTTCCCGCGGTTTCACTACGGCGTATCTGCAGGGCGAGCGCGGCAACGACATCATGAGCTACGGCCGGCCGAACAATCGCGGCGTCTTTGTGGGGCGTGTCGCCCGCATCGCGAAGGGCAAGGCCTACGTGGCCGTCGAGCGTCCGCTCGAGCGGGGCGACGTGCTGGAGTTTTGGACGAACAAAGGGCATTTCTCGCACACGGTCGCAGACGTCGTTCTCGGCAAAGACGGTTTGGCGGCGCTTGAGCCCGACCGGCCCGTCGGCAAGGGCGACCGCGTGTTTCGGGTGCGCAGCGCCGCGCGGGCCTTTGAAGACGATGCGCTCGAGCCGCGCGTGACGGTTGACGGCAAGGTGACCATGCGCCTGGGCGAGCCGCTGCGCGTCGAGTTTTGGCGAGCCGACCGCGCTGGCGCATCGGCGGGCGGCATCGGCGCCGGCGCGCTCGACGTGCAGGCCGTCGGCGCGTACGAAGGCCCGGTCGTGGAAGAGGCGCGCACCAAGGCGGTGTCCGCTGAAGACGTGCGGGCCCACATCGACCGCCTGGGCCAGACGCCCTACGTGCTCGGGTCTTTGGAGATCGACCTCGACGAACGCGTCGGTCTGGGATTTTCGCTGCTGCACAAGGCCCGCGCCCAGGCGCTCGAGGCTCTAACGGAAGCCTCGCTCGCTCCTGCGCACGACCGGCTGCTCAAGCGCTTGGACGACCGTCCGCTGCTTTCGGCGGTTCGTTCCAAGGGCCTGAAAATCGCCGCATGGGCGACCAACCCCGCCTGCGCCAAGGCTGCCAAGAAGGCCGGCGCCGACATCGTCTATGTTCCGGCGCTCAACTATCCGCGCGGCGAGGCCACCGTGGCTGGCCAGCGCTCGTCCACGGTCGAAGGCGTGCCGTGGCCCAAAGACGCCGTCATCGCCTTGCCGGTGGTGGAGCACGACCCGCTGCCGTCGACCCGCGAAGGGCGTCTTGGCTTCAACGCCTGGTCGTACGTGAAGCCGAACGCCCCGGTGCTGGCGGAAAGCATCGGCGCCCTCGAACGCGCTTCCCGCGAAGGCCGCTCGTGCGAGATCGGTCCCCATCTGCCGCTCACGAACGCTTTTGCGCTGCAGGCGGCAGGTGAATGGGGGGCGGCGCGTGCGTGGCTCTCGCCTGAGCTGACCATCAAGCAGATCGCCGACCTGGCGGAAGATTCCCCTGTTGAGCTGGGCATTGCCGTGTCGGGCTTCCAAGAGCTCATGATCACGGAGCACTGCCTGCTCATGAGCCAGGGCCCGTGCGACGAAAACTGCGACGCGTGTCCGAGGCGCAAAAGCCCGCACTACCTGAAGGATCGCAAGGGCTACGAATTCCCGGTCGTCACCGACGCGCTGGGCCGCAGCCATCTGTACAACAGCGTGGAATACGACGGCGTTGCGTCGCTGCTGGAGCTCATTGGGGCCGGCATCGGCGTGGTGATGGTGGACGCGACGCTCATGACCGTCGAGCAGACGACCACCGCGGTCAAGCGTCTCGTCCGCGCCCGCAGCATCGCGCACGCCGACGGCAATGCGGTCGCCCGGCTGGAAGCGGCCACGACCGGCCATCTTTACCGAGGGGTGAGCTAG